A window of Phyllopteryx taeniolatus isolate TA_2022b chromosome 19, UOR_Ptae_1.2, whole genome shotgun sequence contains these coding sequences:
- the LOC133469736 gene encoding myoferlin-like isoform X5: MLRILVESAASLPKKKVGSPDPITTVVFRDEKKKTNSIDSEVNPVWNEILEFNLNGAALEPNSHVDVIVKDSETFGKDKFIGSTRIPLRELASGQLRSLPSKNVPLVDENGHNIGATVNLVIGYDPPPNANSNADESHDGDSTLDSGGGEQGDETAPDGAPGGSAMSPSTPGHSASLRRRVVRSQNRRRLVNKPQDFQIRIRLIKARQLPGNNIKPVVKVQVCGQTHRTRIKRGNNPFFDEMFFYNVHMLPSDLFEQNIGFRVYNSYSLRADSLMGEFKLDVGYVYDEPGHCVMRKWLLLNDPDDSSSGAKGYLKVSLFVVGIGDEQPSEKRGSNDDQDDIESNLLLPAGVTLRWATLSLKVFRAEDIPQMDDAFIQSLKEVFGGNENKKNLVDPFIEARFAGKKLCTQIVEKNANPEWNQVLNLQVKFPSMCERVKLTVFDWDRVTGNDAVGTTYFNLAKIASSGGEIEEEHAGNAEMSSFEAGTGESEVGFLPVFGPCFINLYGSPREFSGLPDPYEDLNLGKGEGVAYRGRVLVEMSTKLEGKVDKAVDSIPSDDILVVQKYQRRRKFCLCAVFHSASMIQEPGEPIQFEVSIGNYGNKLDTTCKPLASTTQYSCAVFDGNHYYYLPWAGTKPVVVVTSFWEDISHRMDTVNIILYIYRRLQSNLEDFRTAVLAKAPDKQLSGVWVKLLSQLIEDLENFPTPELEGRSNLTSLDLQLKKLRDSGLKSIERAARRMREEAQDIPDTLADIESWAEKLSSLAEEPQNSMPDVIIWMLRGESRVAYSRIPAHQILYSTYSEQACGQHCGKTHTIVLKYPMDKNRGLKVPVQIRVNMWLGLSAHEKKFNSFSEGTFSVFAELYENQASMFGKWGTTGLVGRHKFSDVTGNLKLKKEYFMPPRGWEWESGWFIDPEKALLTEADAGHTEFMDEVFQNETRFPGGEWKAASEPFTDVNGEKSRNPGEFDCPPGWTWEDEWTVDINRAVDDQGWECGLTIPPDDKPRSWVPAEKVYHVHRRRRLVRPRKRVALPAGATMERRDQGDPEGWEFSSLIGRKFHRKERSSDTFRRRRWRRKMAPEDRLGASAIFKLEGALGVDTEEKERSSKGDVTKMFGANTPTVSCSLDRSCMYHLRVYVYQARNMTSMDKDSFSDPYAHVSFLHLSKTTEKLRATLNPTWDQTLIFNHVEIYGDPQALAQHPPDVVIEFYDHDQVGKDELLGRCLCAPLVKLNPSMDQTPKLLWHPIMQRGCEEGAALVAAELILKDKSGESDLPLVPPKRAENLYMVPQGIRPIVQLTAVEILAWGLRNMKPYQLATVSSPSLVVECGGDRVESAVIRNMKKSPNFPSSVLFIKVLLPKDEMYTPPIVLKVIDHRPFGRKPVVGQCTITSLEQFRCDPYVITAEGAMASKMALMAALPSRHVSINMDETRLLLETQVYDCELEDIPQFKGLTDFCSTFKLQRGKNEDGDDDPSVVGEFKGSFKVYPLPDDPGVTPPPRQFRELPDSGPQECLVRIYVVQAIDLQPKDNNGRCDPYMKISLGKNTIDDRDHYLPNTTNPVFGRMFEMTCFLPQDKDLKISVYDYDLLSRDEKVGETVIDLENRFLSRYNSYCGLPQTYCTSGINQWRDQLKPSEILENLARLKGFSKPRTEDNGNSLAFNGREYTLAQFEDKKEIHEHLGPAWERLCLHVLRTQGLVPEHVEARTLYSSFQPNLSQGRLQMWVDVFPKSMGAPGPPFDITPRKPKKHFLRVVIWNTTDVTLDETSVTGEHMSDIYVKGWMPGMEEDKQRTDVHYRSLDGDGNFNWRFVFEFDYLPAEQLCLVSKKEHFWSLDKTEFRIPPKLSIQIWDNDKFSLDDYLGTLELYLHNLIPPAKTPEKCSLSMMDNVDTDVQHKPEPAKCLFTQKSVRGWWPCSIERDGNKALGGKVEMTLEIVSEADVDEKPAGKGRDEPNMNPKLDPPKRPETSFFWFTNPCKTMKFIVWRRFRCLFIGLIILTIVLLFLAILLYSLPNYISMKIVKPLK; encoded by the exons ATGTTGCGGATTTTGGTAGAGTCAGCTGCAAGTCTGCCCAAAAAGAAAGTTGGAAGTCCTGATCCAATCACAACAGTGGTGTTTAGAG atgaaaagaaaaaaacaaactctaTTGACAGTGAAGTGAATCCTGTATGGAATGAG ATCCTTGAGTTTAACCTGAACGGAGCCGCGCTAGAACCCAACTCCCATGTTGACGTGATTGTGAAAGACTCCGAGACTTTTGGGAAAGATAA ATTCATCGGGTCAACAAGAATTCCTTTGAGAGAGCTTGCCTCTGGTCAACTTAGATCATTACCATCTAAAAATGTGCCTCTAGTTGATGAGAATGGCCACAATATTGGT GCCACCGTGAACCTCGTCATTGGCTATGATCCTCCACCCAATGCTAACTCAAATGCCGACGAGTCACATGATGGTGATTCTACTTTGGATTCTG GTGGTGGAGAACAAGGTGATGAGACTGCACCTGATGGGGCTCCGGGTGGTTCTGCGATGAGTCCCTCGACTCCCGGTCACTCCGCTAGCCTCCGCAGGCGAGTCGTAAGGTCACAGAACAGACGGCGGCTTGTCAACAAACCTCAGGACTTCCAG ATCCGCATCCGTCTCATCAAGGCCCGTCAGTTGCCAGGCAACAACATCAAGCCGGTGGTCAAGGTTCAGGTGTGCGGCCAGACCCACAGGACAAGGATTAAGCGGGGAAACAACCCATTCTTTGACGAG ATGTTTTTCTATAATGTCCACATGCTTCCATCAGACCTGTTTGAACAGAACATCGGTTTTCGG GTTTATAATTCCTACTCCCTAAGGGCTGACAGTCTGATGGGAGAATTTAAG CTTGACGTTGGCTATGTGTATGATGAACCAG GCCACTGTGTCATGAGGAAGTGGCTGCTCCTGAACGATCCGGATGACTCCAGCTCTGGGGCGAAAGGGTACCTGAAAGTCAGCCTTTTCGTGGTGGGGATCGGTGACGAGCAGCCG TCAGAGAAGAGGGGATCCAATGATGACCAAGATGACATTGAAAGTAACCTGCTGCTTCCAGCTGGTGTCACTCTACGATGGGCCACGTTATCGCTCAAGGTTTTCAGGGCAGAAGATATCCCGCAAA TGGATGATGCCTTCATCCAGTCACTCAAGGaagtttttgggggaaatgaaaaTAAGAAGAACCTGGTGGATCCTTTCATAGAGGCTCGTTTCGCTGGCAAAAAG CTATGTACTCAGATCGTAGAGAAGAACGCAAACCCAGAGTGGAACCAAGTGTTGAATCTCCAAGTCAAG TTCCCATCTATGTGTGAGCGTGTCAAACTGACAGTCTTTGATTG GGATCGTGTGACCGGGAATGATGCTGTTGGCACCACATACTTCAACCTGGCCAAAATAGCCTCCTCTGGGGGTGAAATAGAAG AGGAACATGCAGGAAATGCGGAAATGTCATCATTTGAAG CCGGAACGGGAGAGTCAGAGGTTGGTTTCCTGCCTGTCTTTGGTCCCTGCTTCATCAACCTCTATGGCAGCCCCAGAGAGTTCAGTGGACTGCCTGACCCTTACGAAGATCTGAATTTGGGAAAG GGTGAAGGAGTGGCCTACAGGGGCAGGGTCCTGGTCGAAATGTCCACGAAGTTAGAGGGCAAAGTTGACAAAGCAGTAGACAGCATCCCCAGTGATGACATCTTGGTGGTACAG AAATACCAGAGGAGAAGGAAGTTCTGTCTCTGTGCAGTCTTCCACAGTGCCTCCATGATACAAGAACCAGGGGAGCCGATCCAGTTTGAGGTCAGCATCGGTAACTATGGCAACAAACTCGACACCACCTGCAAACCGTTGGCCTCCACCACTCAGTATAGCTGTGCTGTGTTTGATG GTAACCACTACTATTACCTGCCGTGGGCTGGCACCAAGCCAGTAGTCGTGGTCACCTCATTCTGGGAGGACATCAGCCACCGCATGGACACTGTCAATATTATCCTTTATATCTATCGCCGCTTG CAATCTAACCTAGAAGACTTTAGAACAGCTGTCTTGGCTAAAGCACCCGACAAACAGCTATCTGGTGTCTGGGTGAAGTTGCTGAGTCAGCTTATTGAAGACCTAGAAAA TTTCCCAACACCGGAGCTGGAAGGCCGTTCCAACCTGACATCCCTGGACCTCCAACTCAAGAAGCTGCGAGACAGTGGCTTGAAGAGCATCGAGCGGGCGGCCAGACGCATGAGAGAGGAGGCCCAAGACATCCCTGACACTCTGGCTGACATCGAGTCGTGGGCGGAAAAACTCTCATCGCTTGCGGAAGAG CCCCAGAACAGCATGCCCGATGTAATCATTTGGATGCTCCGCGGTGAGAGCAGGGTGGCCTACAGCCGCATACCAGCTCACCAAATCCTCTACTCCACATACAGTGAGCAGGCTTGTGGACAACACTGTGGCAAAACCCATACTATCGTTTTAAAG TACCCAATGGACAAAAACAGAGGCTTGAAGGTGCCTGTTCAGATTCGAGTCAACATGTGGCTGGGTTTGTCTGCACATGAAAAGAAGTTCAACTCCTTTTCTGAGGGGACCTTCAGTGTGTTTGCAGAGCTG TACGAGAACCAAGCCAGTATGTTTGGAAAGTGGGGAACCACAGGACTGGTGGGGCGCCATAAATTCTCTGACGTAACGGGCAACCTCAAGTTGAAAAAGGAGTACTTCATGCCTCCGAGAGGATGGGAGTGGGAGTCGGGCTGGTTTATTGACCCGGAGAAAGC TCTCTTAACGGAGGCAGATGCAGGACACACTGAATTCATGGATGAGGTTTTCCAAAATGAGACCCGCTTCCCTGGTGGAGAGTGGAAGGCCGCCTCCGAGCCTTTCACCGATGTG AATGGAGAGAAAAGCCGAAATCCAGGGGAATTCGATTGTCCTCCTGGCTGGACGTGGGAGGATGAGTGGACAGTTGACATCAACAGAGCTGTGGATGATCAAG GATGGGAATGTGGACTGACCATTCCCCCAGATGACAAGCCTCGGTCCTGGGTGCCGGCGGAGAAGGTGTACCACGTCCACCGTAGGAGACGGCTGGTTCGACCTCGCAAGAGAGTCGCACTTCCTGCGGGTGCCACCATGGAG AGGCGCGACCAGGGAGATCCGGAGGGCTGGGAATTCTCATCACTGATCGGCCGGAAGTTCCACAGGAAGGAGCGTTCGTCGGATACGTTTCGTCGGCGGCGGTGGAGGAGAAAGATGGCGCCAGAAGACCGCTTAGGAGCATCAGCCATCTTCAAACTCGAGGGTGCACTG GGTGTTGATacagaggagaaagaaagaagctCCAAGGGCGACGTCACTAAGATGTTTGGTGCCAACACGCCCACTGTGTCCTGCTCCTTAGACC GGTCATGTATGTATCACCTACGTGTGTATGTCTATCAGGCAAGAAACATGACATCTATGGACAAAGACAGTTTTTCTG ATCCCTATGCCCACGTCTCTTTCCTACATCTAAGTAAGACAACAGAAAAGCTGCGTGCAACGTTAAACCCAACCTGGGACCAAACCCTGATTTTTAATCATGTGGAAATTTACGGGGACCCGCAGGCTCTTGCGCAACATCCCCCGGATGTTGTCATAGAATTCTACGACCATGACCAAGTG GGCAAGGATGAGCTGTTGGGTCGGTGTCTTTGCGCTCCACTGGTCAAGTTGAATCCCAGCATGGATCAGACACCCAAACTGCTTTGGCATCCCATCATGCAGAGGGGGTGCGAGGAAGGGGCGGCACTGGTTGCTGCTGAACTTATTCTCAAAGATAAG TCAGGAGAGTCAGATCTTCCTCTGGTTCCCCCAAAGAGGGCAGAGAACCTCTACATGGTTCCGCAAGGTATCCGGCCGATTGTGCAGCTCACTGCGGTGGAG ATTCTAGCATGGGGTCTGAGGAACATGAAGCCCTATCAGCTGGCCACAGTGTCCTCACCCAGCCTGGTGGTGGAGTGCGGCGGGGACAGGGTGGAATCTGCAGTCATCAGGAACATGAAGAAGAGCCCCAACTTCCCCAGCTCGGTCCTCTTCATCAAAGTG CTTCTACCGAAGGATGAGATGTACACTCCTCCGATTGTGCTAAAGGTGATTGACCACCGTCCATTTGGCAGGAAACCGGTGGTGGGCCAGTGCACCATCACCTCTCTGGAGCAGTTCCGCTGCGATCCGTATGTGATCACGGCCGAGGGAGCTATGGCTTCCAAAA TGGCCCTCATGGCGGCGTTGCCTTCCAGACACGTTTCCATCAACATGGATGAAACTAGACTACTGTTAGAAACTCAG GTCTATGACTGTGAACTCGAAGACATCCCACAATTCAAAGGGCTGACAGACTTCTGCAGCACTTTCAAACTGCAGCGAGGCAAGAACGAGGACGGGGATGACGACCCGAGTGTGGTCGGGGAGTTCAAG GGCTCGTTTAAAGTGTACCCTCTGCCAGATGACCCAGGTGTCACCCCTCCCCCCCGGCAATTCCGAGAGCTGCCCGATAGTGGACCCCAGGAGTGTCTGGTCAGGATTTATGTGGTCCAGGCCATCGATCTCCAGCCTAAAGACAATAACGGCAGA TGTGACCCATATATGAAGATATCCCTGGGAAAGAACACAATTGATGACAGAGACCATTACCTCCCCAACACAACCAACCCTGTGTTTGGAAG GATGTTTGAGATGACGTGTTTCCTGCCCCAAGACAAAGACCTGAAAATCTCCGTTTACGACTATGACCTCCTGAGTCGCGACGAGAAGGTCGGGGAGACGGTGATCGATCTGGAGAACCGCTTCCTGTCCCGTTATAACTCCTACTGCGGCCTGCCACAAACCTACTGCAC TTCTGGAATCAACCAGTGGCGGGACCAGCTGAAGCCGTCTGAGATCTTGGAGAACCTAGCTCGCCTGAAAGGCTTTTCCAAACCCAGGACGGAGGACAACGGCAATTCACTTGCCTTTAATGGAAGAGAATACACGCTAGCTCAGTTTG AGGACAAAAAGGAGATTCATGAACACTTGGGTCCAGCCTGGGAGCGTCTGTGTCTGCATGTCTTGCGAACACAGGGACTGGTACCCGAGCATGTGGAGGCCAGGACACTTTACAGCAGCTTTCAGCCCAATCTGTCCCAG GGAAGGCTTCAGATGTGGGTGGATGTTTTCCCCAAAAGCATGGGCGCGCCCGGTCCCCCTTTTGACATCACCCCACGCAAGCCGAAGAA GCATTTCCTGCGCGTCGTCATTTGGAACACGACAGACGTGACTCTGGATGAGACGAGCGTCACCGGAGAGCACATGAGCGACATTTATGTTAAAGG TTGGATGCCAGGAATGGAGGAGGACAAGCAGCGGACCGATGTCCACTACAGGTCTCTAGACGGAGACGGCAACTTCAATTGGAGGTTCGTCTTTGAATTTGACTACCTTCCTGCGGAGCAACTCTGCCTCGTCTCAAAGAAG GAGCACTTTTGGAGTCTGGACAAAACTGAGTTCAGGATCCCACCCAAACTGAGTATCCAGATATGGGACAATGACAAATTCTCACTGGATGATTATCTTG GAACGCTGGAGCTCTATTTGCACAACTTGATTCCCCCTGCAAAGACGCCAGAGAAGTGCTCACTGTCCATGATGGACAATGTGGATACAGACGTGCAACACAAGCCTGAACCTGCCAAGTGTCTGTTTACCCAGAAGTCAGTGAGGGGCTGGTGGCCCTGTTCTATTGAGCGAGATGGGAACAAGGCCTTAGGG GGCAAAGTagagatgactttggaaattgTGAGTGAAGCTGATGTGGATGAAAAACCGGCAGGAAAAGGCAGGGATGAACCAAACATGAACCCTAAACTGGACCCTCCCAA GCGCCCAGAAACATCCTTCTTTTGGTTCACCAACCCATGCAAGACCATGAAGTTCATTGTATGGCGAAGGTTCCGGTGTCTCTTCATTGGACTCATTATTCTCACCATTgtgctcctcttcctcgccATCTTGCTGTACTCTCTACCG AACTACATCTCCATGAAGATAGTGAAGCCACTAAAATAA